Proteins encoded by one window of Flagellimonas lutaonensis:
- a CDS encoding asparagine synthetase B, producing MILIPMDAESQKNHLKAYGITYWVLTKQQKVQWLLNYRGGSFLLPDGEVIRKECQIRGVSYEIVSDAQAEAILDEISSPSRNQDAVILEKAPKIAVYSPKDNQPWDDAVTMVLTYAEIPYVTVYDEEVLDDKLALYDWLHLHHEDFTGQFGKFYGVYRAAPWYIEGKRRAEERAAKLGYSKVSEQKGAVAQKIRNYVIGGGFMFAMCSATDSFDIALAADGVDICEPMFDGDPSEPNYQGKLDFSKTFAFTDFVLERSPLRYEFSSIDMTSKRQIPKESDYFSLMEFSAKWDPVPTMLTQNHTTLVKGFMGQTTSFAREHVKPTVMVLGESKLNGEARYIHGIKGKGFFTFYGGHDPEDYQHRVGDPKTELELHPTSPGYRLILNNVLFPAARKKKQKT from the coding sequence ATGATACTTATTCCCATGGATGCCGAAAGCCAAAAAAACCATCTGAAGGCCTACGGAATTACCTATTGGGTCTTGACCAAACAACAAAAGGTGCAATGGCTCTTGAACTATCGGGGGGGCTCTTTTTTATTGCCCGATGGGGAAGTCATTCGAAAAGAATGCCAAATTCGGGGGGTTTCATATGAAATAGTGTCAGACGCACAGGCAGAGGCCATTTTAGATGAAATTAGCAGTCCCTCACGCAACCAAGATGCCGTAATTCTTGAGAAGGCACCCAAAATAGCCGTGTACTCACCCAAAGACAACCAACCTTGGGACGATGCCGTGACCATGGTGCTAACCTATGCCGAGATTCCCTATGTGACCGTATATGATGAAGAAGTGCTCGATGATAAGCTTGCACTTTATGATTGGTTGCACCTGCACCACGAAGATTTTACCGGACAGTTCGGCAAGTTCTACGGGGTCTATCGTGCTGCCCCTTGGTATATCGAAGGCAAACGGCGTGCCGAAGAGCGGGCCGCAAAGTTGGGCTACAGCAAGGTCTCTGAGCAAAAAGGTGCCGTGGCCCAGAAAATAAGAAATTACGTTATAGGAGGTGGCTTCATGTTCGCCATGTGCTCGGCCACCGATAGTTTTGATATTGCCCTGGCTGCCGATGGGGTGGATATCTGCGAGCCTATGTTTGATGGAGACCCTTCAGAACCCAACTATCAAGGCAAGTTGGATTTTAGCAAAACCTTTGCCTTTACCGATTTTGTACTGGAGCGTAGTCCGTTACGATACGAGTTCTCCAGTATCGATATGACATCCAAAAGGCAGATACCCAAAGAATCGGATTATTTCTCGCTGATGGAGTTCTCGGCCAAATGGGACCCTGTGCCAACCATGTTGACCCAGAACCACACCACATTGGTCAAGGGTTTCATGGGGCAGACCACTTCGTTTGCAAGAGAACATGTAAAACCTACCGTAATGGTGCTGGGCGAAAGCAAATTGAACGGCGAGGCAAGGTATATACACGGTATCAAGGGCAAGGGTTTTTTTACCTTTTATGGAGGCCACGACCCCGAAGATTACCAACATAGGGTAGGGGACCCGAAAACCGAATTGGAGCTGCACCCGACCTCTCCCGGTTATCGTTTGATTCTCAACAACGTATTGTTTCCTGCAGCACGAAAGAAAAAACAGAAGACCTAG
- a CDS encoding secondary thiamine-phosphate synthase enzyme YjbQ, which translates to MQFHQKEITLKSYPRGFHLITDEVLRAIPEIKSIDTGMLQVFIKHTSASLTINENADPTVRLDFESHMNKMVPENAPYYVHTYEGPDDMPAHIKASLMGASVQIPITNGKLNLGIWQGIYLCEHRNRASGRRLVISAFGD; encoded by the coding sequence ATGCAGTTTCATCAAAAAGAAATTACGCTAAAATCATACCCAAGGGGCTTTCATTTGATTACCGATGAGGTTTTACGGGCCATCCCCGAGATCAAAAGCATCGATACGGGTATGCTGCAGGTCTTTATAAAGCACACCTCGGCCAGTTTGACCATCAATGAAAATGCCGACCCCACCGTGCGGTTGGATTTTGAAAGCCATATGAACAAAATGGTGCCAGAAAACGCCCCGTATTATGTGCATACGTACGAGGGGCCCGATGACATGCCCGCGCACATCAAGGCATCGTTGATGGGGGCTTCGGTGCAAATACCCATCACAAACGGAAAATTGAACCTGGGCATTTGGCAGGGTATTTATCTATGCGAACACAGAAACCGGGCATCTGGCCGTCGGTTGGTCATCTCGGCTTTTGGTGATTGA
- a CDS encoding Cof-type HAD-IIB family hydrolase, with product MDLSKIKMVVTDMDGTLLNPNHEVSERFFELFEALRKKNIQFVAASGRQYNSMAEKLETVKDDTIFIAENGALVMHREKQLLVNPLMPAEVGTVLKSVKGIDGAHPVLCCNQKAFVTGHSRPFVKLLREYYSCFEEVNTLESIEEQVLKVAVYHFEGSETYIYPHVKHLESQLKVKVSGTHWVDFSNRYAHKGHALEMVMKDRGISKNEVMVFGDYFNDVEMMQLSLYSFAMANAHPEVKKVAQFETASNEAFGVEKVLEKLVG from the coding sequence ATGGATTTATCTAAGATCAAGATGGTGGTCACCGATATGGACGGTACCCTGTTGAACCCAAACCATGAGGTCAGTGAACGGTTCTTTGAACTTTTCGAGGCACTTCGCAAGAAGAATATTCAATTTGTTGCCGCCAGTGGTAGGCAGTACAACAGCATGGCCGAGAAGTTGGAAACCGTAAAAGATGACACCATCTTTATTGCCGAGAACGGGGCACTGGTCATGCATCGAGAGAAACAGCTCTTGGTAAACCCATTAATGCCTGCGGAAGTAGGCACCGTTTTGAAGTCTGTAAAAGGCATCGATGGGGCGCACCCAGTGCTGTGCTGTAACCAAAAGGCCTTTGTCACGGGCCACTCCCGGCCCTTTGTCAAATTGCTGCGTGAATACTACAGCTGTTTCGAGGAGGTGAACACATTGGAAAGTATTGAGGAACAGGTTTTAAAAGTGGCCGTTTATCACTTTGAAGGTTCGGAAACATATATTTATCCGCATGTAAAACATTTGGAAAGTCAATTGAAGGTAAAGGTATCAGGTACCCATTGGGTAGATTTTTCAAACCGGTATGCCCATAAGGGCCATGCTCTTGAGATGGTGATGAAAGACCGTGGAATTTCGAAAAACGAGGTCATGGTATTCGGCGACTATTTTAACGATGTGGAAATGATGCAGCTAAGCCTCTATAGTTTTGCAATGGCCAATGCCCACCCCGAAGTCAAAAAAGTGGCCCAGTTTGAAACGGCCAGCAATGAAGCCTTTGGGGTTGAAAAAGTACTTGAAAAATTGGTTGGCTAG